The genome window GTTAAGACTTGTGTTCCAGAAACTCGTGGGCACACTCTTGAAGAAATTGAAGAGCAAGGAACAAACCATGGTCGAGTAAAGGCCAGCAATCCTGAAAACTAGGAGGAATACTCTATGAATTTACGTGAAACAGCGACACAAGTAAAAAATGGTCAGGCTTCACTAGGAATTGAGTTAGGCTCTACCCGAATTAAAGCAGTCTTGATTAATCCAGATTTTGAAACTATTTCTTCTGGGAGTTATACCTGGGAAAATCAATTGAAAGACGGAATCTGGACATACCCGCTGGATCAAGTTTGGGAAGGAATTCAAGCTGCTTATGCCAAGATTAAGGCAGATGTCCAAAGTAAGTACCATGTGAGCTTGGATGAAATTAGTTCAATCGGTGTCAGTGCCATGATGCATGGGTACCTACCATTTGATAAAAACAACCAATTACTTGTTCCATTTAGAACCTGGCGGAATAACATCACTGAAGAATCCGCAGATAAATTAACTGATTTATTTGATTTTAATATTCCACAGCGATGGAGTATTGCTCACCTCTACCAAGCAATTTTAAACAAGGAACCGCATGTTAAAGATGTTGATTTTATTACAACTTTAGCTGGCTATGTTCACTGGAAACTTTCGGGTGAAAAAGTTTTAGGAATTGGGGATGCTTCAGGAGTATTTCCAATCGATGATCAAACATTAACTTATCGTCAAGACTTTATTGAAAAATTCAACTCATTACCAGAAGTTGAACAATACCCATGGCAACTTAAGAATATTTTGCCCGCAGTCCTGGTAGCTGGACGCGATGCAGGTCACTTAACTGCTGATGGAGCAAAATTACTTGATCCAAGTGGAACTTTACAAGCCGGTAGTTTGATGGCACCTCCAGAAGGGGATGCAGGAACTGGAATGGTTGGAACTAACAGTGTTCGAAAACGGACAGGAAATATTTCAGTTGGAACTTCAGCCTTCTCAATGAATGTGTTGGATGCTCCATTAAAGAAACTCCACCGTGATATTGATATTGTTACTACGCCAACCGGTGATCCAGTAGCCATGGTTCATATCAATAATTGTTCCTCAGATATCAACGCTTGGGTTGGATTATTTAGGGATTTTGCTAATGCAATTGGAGCCAAGATCGATACTAATACGCTTTACGAGACCCTATTTGATTCAACGGTTCATTCCGACCCAGATGCTGGTGGATTGATTAATTATAGTTATCTTTCTGGTGAAAATATTACCAAGATTCAAGAAGGCCGTCCCTTATTTGTCCGTACTCCAAATAGTAAGATGAACCTCGCCAACTTCTTCCTTACTCAACTCTATGCAGCATTTGCGCCATTGAAGATTGGGATGGATATCTTACTAAATGAAGAACACGTTCAAACCGATGTCATGGTTGCGCAAGGAGGACTCTTCGGGACACCAGTTATTGGGCAACAAGTTTTGGCGAATGCCTTAAATATCCCAATTACAATCATGAATACTGCCAGTGAAGGTGGACCATGGGGAATGGCAGTCCTTGCTAAGTATGCTGAGACTTACGGAAAAGAATCCCTAGCAGATTACCTTGACGAAAAAGTCTTTAAGAATCCAGAAAGTATGACTCTTACACCAGAATCTGCTGGCGTAAAAGGATATGAAAGCTTTATTACTCGTTACCAAGCAGGCTTACCTGTTGAAGCATTAGCTGGTGATGACATTAAAGAACGTGAAGAGAAAGGGAGTAAATAGTACATGTTAGAAGATTTAAAGAAAGAAGTTTATGAAGCAAATATGCGGCTTCCTAAACTAGGCCTTGTTTCCTTTACATGGGGCAATGTTTCAGGGATTGACCGTGAAAAAGGATTGTTTGTTATTAAACCTTCTGGAGTTCCATATGAAGAGATGAAGCCGGAAGACATGGTTGTTGTCAACTTGGATGGTGAGGTAGTCGAGGGTGACTTGAATCCATCCAGTGATACTCCTACTCACACTTACCTTTATAATCACTTCCCAAAGATTGGTGGAGTCGTTCATACTCATTCCCCATGGGCAGTAGCATTTGCAGCTGCACGGATGGATGTTCCAGCGATGAATACCACTCACGCTGATACTTTCTATACTGATGTCCCAGCCGCTGATGCTTTGACGAAGGAAGAAATTGAAGAAGACTATGAAGGTAATACAGGAAAGGTAATCGTTCGTTCATTCAAGGAACGTGGCTTGGACTATGAAGCAACCCCAGCGGCATTAGTAATGCAACATGGTCCATTTACCTGGGGGCCGACACCTGACAAAGCAGTTTATAATGCCAAGGTGTTAGAAGTTGTGGCAGAAGAAGATTATCATGCAATGCAATTAACGCACCAAGACCTTCACTTACCACAATACTTATTGGACAAACACTATTACCGCAAGCATGGTGCGAATGCATATTATGGACAAAATAATGCGCATTCAAAAGATCATGCAGCTCACGCTTAATTAATTTGGTAGCTACATTTAAAAACTTTTTAGGATAAAAGGAGTGTAATCTCATGGATATTAAGAATTACGAATTTTGGTTTGTTACTGGTAGTCAATTCCTTTACGGTGAAGAACAATTAAAGTCAGTTGCTGCTGACGCTGAAGACATTGTTAATAAGTTAAACGAAAGTGGTAAATTGCCTTACAAGGTTGTCTTCAAGGGTGTTATGACAACTGCTGAAGGAATCACTAAGTTTATGAAGGAAGCTAACTACAATGACAACGTTGCCGGTGTTATGACATGGATGCATACCTTCTCACCAGCAAAGAACTGGATTCGGGGAACTAAGCTTTTGCAAAAGCCACTACTTCACTTAGCAACTCAATACTTGAACAAGATCCCATATGACACCATTGACTTTGATTACATGAACTTAAACCAATCAGCTCATGGTGACCGTGAATATGCTTACATTAATGCTCGTTTACAAAAGCATAACAAGATTGTTTACGGCTTCTGGGGTGATGAAGAAGTTCAAGAAGAAATCGCTGACTGGCAAAATGTTGCGGTTGCTTATAACGAAAGCTTTAACATTAAGA of Limosilactobacillus reuteri subsp. reuteri contains these proteins:
- a CDS encoding xylulokinase, translating into MNLRETATQVKNGQASLGIELGSTRIKAVLINPDFETISSGSYTWENQLKDGIWTYPLDQVWEGIQAAYAKIKADVQSKYHVSLDEISSIGVSAMMHGYLPFDKNNQLLVPFRTWRNNITEESADKLTDLFDFNIPQRWSIAHLYQAILNKEPHVKDVDFITTLAGYVHWKLSGEKVLGIGDASGVFPIDDQTLTYRQDFIEKFNSLPEVEQYPWQLKNILPAVLVAGRDAGHLTADGAKLLDPSGTLQAGSLMAPPEGDAGTGMVGTNSVRKRTGNISVGTSAFSMNVLDAPLKKLHRDIDIVTTPTGDPVAMVHINNCSSDINAWVGLFRDFANAIGAKIDTNTLYETLFDSTVHSDPDAGGLINYSYLSGENITKIQEGRPLFVRTPNSKMNLANFFLTQLYAAFAPLKIGMDILLNEEHVQTDVMVAQGGLFGTPVIGQQVLANALNIPITIMNTASEGGPWGMAVLAKYAETYGKESLADYLDEKVFKNPESMTLTPESAGVKGYESFITRYQAGLPVEALAGDDIKEREEKGSK
- a CDS encoding L-ribulose-5-phosphate 4-epimerase encodes the protein MLEDLKKEVYEANMRLPKLGLVSFTWGNVSGIDREKGLFVIKPSGVPYEEMKPEDMVVVNLDGEVVEGDLNPSSDTPTHTYLYNHFPKIGGVVHTHSPWAVAFAAARMDVPAMNTTHADTFYTDVPAADALTKEEIEEDYEGNTGKVIVRSFKERGLDYEATPAALVMQHGPFTWGPTPDKAVYNAKVLEVVAEEDYHAMQLTHQDLHLPQYLLDKHYYRKHGANAYYGQNNAHSKDHAAHA